DNA from Marinagarivorans cellulosilyticus:
AGCTCCAGCCCAGTAGGGTAGTGAATGCAAATATGGCAATGGCGATAGAAATAATTAAATCGCCAAAAGGGAGTGCACTGTTAAAAGCGAACTGTGTCATCTGTGCGCCCTTGGCGCCGTCAGCTAACCAAGCACCAGACACTACAATGGCAAGCCCTGTGACACTGCACACTACAAGGGTGTCTAAAAATGTGCCGAGCATGGCGATAACGCCTTGGCGAACAGGGCTGTTGGTTTGTGCCGCCGCGTGCGCAATAGGGGCACTGCCTAGGCCGGCTTCGTTTGAAAAAATACCGCGCGCCACGCCAAACCGAATGGCGGCCATTACTGCTGCGCCAGCAAACCCACCTTGTGCGGCGACGGGGGTAAAGGCGCTTTCAATAATTAATGCTAACGCCGCTGGAAGGCTGCTGATGTGGCTAAGTAATACCCATAGGCCGCAGGTGATGTAGCCAATGGCCATTAGAGGAATCAGCTTGCCGGCAACGCTAGAAATACGTTTAATGCCGCCGAGCAGAACGGCGCCAACGAGCAAGGCTAAGGCAATACCGGTTAACCATGTGGGTATATTAAAAGAGCCCGCGAGCGCATCGGCAACCGAATGTGCTTGTACGGTATTACCTATGCCAAAGCCTGCCAGTATGCCAAAAAAGGCGAAGGCAACGCCCAGCCATTTCCAGCGCGTACCTAGGCCATTTTTAATGTAATACATGGGGCCGCCAACGTGTTTACCCTCTTTGCTGACCTCGCGGTAGTGCACCGCTAAAACGGCCTCCGCGTATTTTGTAGCCATGCCAAGCAGTGCGGTGCACCACATCCAAAACAATGCACCAGGGCCGCCTAACCCGATTGCTGTTGCAACGCCGACGATATTGCCCGTGCCTATAGTGGCCGATAGTGATGTCATTAAAGCTTTAAATGGGCTGATTTCACCATCGCCTTGGCTTTGCCTGCCGGCAGCCAGCTGTTTAAAACCGTAGCCAATTTTTCGCAAGGGTTGGGCGCCTAAGCGAATCATCAAAAATAGGCCGGTGCCTAAAATTAATATCATCATGTAGGGCCCCCAAACGAGGCCGTTGATAAAACCTAAGGTGCTATCAAAAAATTGCATGTTCTTTTCCTGCTGAGCATCGCACTGGAGAAAAGCGCTGTTTGTATTGCGTGTCGAAATAAAAACGCAGCATGCGACAAAAATAACGCAGGGTAAAGGCAGGCTTTTGGGGGAGGGAAAAAAGCCCCAGCCTTGCGTATGCGTAAACGCGGCAATTAGGGGCAAGCAACCGTGGAAGAACACAAACGCTAGGCGCTGTGTTTTCAGCAGCGTGCAGTATGGCGCCTGCATGTTGCTGAGTTCTCAATATACGATATCAATTCTCTTTTGTAAATGATAATTGTTTGCATTTGATTTGTGTTGTTGCTAAATTTACAGTACACAACGCGGCGGCTTCTATTGCGGCCATTAACAAGTGACGTTATTGAGGAGGAATCATGAGTTACCAATACTTATGCACAAAGCATCAATCCACGGTGAGTGCGAATCCTTGCGGGGCTTATAATTGGTGGCTTAAAACAATTGCCTTGGCAGAGCAGGCCTTCGCCGCTCGCGATTTTACGACAGCGCGAGTATTTGTGGGGACCGCTTTTGAAATCGCACATTTGCGTTTATCGCTGGCGCAGGACCGCACAGGGGTAAGTCAGTATGCAGAGCGTTTGGCGGAAGCGAGCCGTTTGCGTGTGCGGGTGCTAACACAGCTTGGCTTGCTGGACGAGGTTGAGCAGTGTTTATTGGATACTCAGCAAGTATTGGCTGCGGTAGAGGCCAATGGTGTGATGTCTGTTAAATCATTGTTGCTTGAATTTACTCAGCGAGCCCGAGCGCTACTGCAAATGCTTGGCCGGGCTGATGCCTTACTGCCAGAGCGGCCCATAGCGCTACATTAATGTTGCAGTGTTACAGGGTGTTATAGGGTGTTATAAATAGGTTAAGCATTGTTTATTAGCGCACAGTTTGCCCTGTTGGCCG
Protein-coding regions in this window:
- a CDS encoding alanine/glycine:cation symporter family protein, producing the protein MQFFDSTLGFINGLVWGPYMMILILGTGLFLMIRLGAQPLRKIGYGFKQLAAGRQSQGDGEISPFKALMTSLSATIGTGNIVGVATAIGLGGPGALFWMWCTALLGMATKYAEAVLAVHYREVSKEGKHVGGPMYYIKNGLGTRWKWLGVAFAFFGILAGFGIGNTVQAHSVADALAGSFNIPTWLTGIALALLVGAVLLGGIKRISSVAGKLIPLMAIGYITCGLWVLLSHISSLPAALALIIESAFTPVAAQGGFAGAAVMAAIRFGVARGIFSNEAGLGSAPIAHAAAQTNSPVRQGVIAMLGTFLDTLVVCSVTGLAIVVSGAWLADGAKGAQMTQFAFNSALPFGDLIISIAIAIFAFTTLLGWSYYGERCAEFLFGPKAIIPFRIFWVAVVPLGAIAELSRIWILADTLNGLMALPNLIALCLLSPVVVKLSKEYFKKLNAK